In the genome of Lysobacter sp. 5GHs7-4, the window GGTCCCGCGCGCGACTTCACCACCTCCGGCAGCGCCAAGCAGGAGCTGCTGGACGAGCTGATCGACCTGGCCAAGCGCTGGGACCTGAGCTACGTCACCGATCCCAAGCCCGAAGCCGGCCACTTCTTCCGCTCCGATCACTTCCCGTTCGCCAAGCGCGGCGTGCCGGCGATTTCGTTCGGCTCCGGCGACGACAAGGTCGACGGCGGCCGCGCCGCGGGCGAAGCGGCGCAGCAGGCCTACACCGCCGATCGCTATCACCAGCCGGCCGACCAGTGGGAAGCCAGCTGGAGCTTCACCGGCATGGCGCGCGATCTGGAGCTGCTGTACACGCTGGGCAACGGCCTGGCCAACTCCAAGCGCTGGCCGAACTGGAGCCAGGATTCGGAATTCCGCGCCGCGCGCGACGCCTCCGCCGGCGAGCGCAAGTAAACCCAGCCGCCGTCCGCTCCGTGCAGGAGCGGGCGGCGATCGCGAGCGATCGACGAATGAGCCACGAACTGCGACTGCGGCCCTGCGCCGGCGGCGACGAGGCCGCACTGGCCCTGGTCGGCCAGGCCAGCTTTCTGGAAACCTTCGCCGGCATCCTCGGCGGCCGCGACATCGTCCAGCACTGCGAACGCGCGCATGCGCCGTCCGTCTACCGCGCCTGGCTGGACGATCCGGCCTGCGCGCTGTGGCTGGCCGAAGCCGAGCCTGGCGACGCGCCGGTGGGGTATGCGGTGGTCGCGCCGGCGCAGTTGCCGCTGGCCGATCTGGCCGCCGACGATCTCGAACTCAAGCGCATCTACCTGCTCAGCCGTTTCCATGGCGGCGGTTGGGGCAAGCGCCTGCTGGCGGCCGCGGTGGCGCACGCACGCGCGGCCGGCGCGCGCCGCCTGCTGCTGGGCGTCTATGCTGGCAACGCCGCCGCGATCGGCTTCTACGAGCGCGCCGGCTTCCGCGCGGTCGGCACGCGCAGCTTCAACGTCGGCGGGCGCGACTACGACGACCGCATCCTGAGTCTGGCGCTGGACTGAGACGCGCGCGCCAGGACTGGAACGCTACGGCTCATCCATGACGCCATGACACGGTTGAAGCCGCGCGCGCGACGCCGCATCTTGTAACGATCGGGCCGCGCGTCGGCCGTCCCTGCCAGGTGTCGCCATGTCCCAGCCGCTGAAGATCGATTTCGTTTCCGACGTTTCCTGCCCCTGGTGCGCGGTCGGGCTGAAGTCGCTGGAGCAGGCGATCGCGCGCGTCGGCGGCGATCTCCACGTCGAGCTGCACTTCCAGCCCTTCGAGCTCAATCCGCAGATGGGGCCGCAGGGACAGGACATCGACGAGCATCTGATCGAGAAGTACGGTTCCACGCCGGCCCAGCTGGCGCAGAATCGCGAAGCGCTGCGCCAGCGCGGCGCCGCATTGGGCTTCGAGTTCAACCTGCGCAACCGCATCTACAACACCTTCGACGCCCATCGCCTGCTGCATTGGGCGGCGCTGGAGGGCGGCGAGCACGAGCGCGCGCTCAAGCACGCGCTGTTGCGCGCCTATTTCACCGAGGGGCGCGACGTTTCGGCGCACGAAACCTTGGCCGAAGTGGCCGCGTCGGTAGGCCTGGACGCGTCGCGCGCCAGGCAGATCCTGGCCAGCGGCGAGTACGCCGACGAGGTGCGCGCGCAGGAACGTCACTACCAGAGCCAGGGCATCAGCGCGGTGCCGTCGGTGATCATCAACGATCGCCATCTGATCCAGGGCGGTCAGCCGGTGGAATTGTTCGAGCGCGCCTTGCGCCAGATCGCCGGACTGGAACCCACGCAGGGCGTCGTGGGCTAAGGCTTGGAGAGTGCCTGATGGCACTGCAATGGCACGTGTGCTCCTGATATGGTTGCGCTCCATCGCGCATGCGCGCGCGATGGCGGCGAATGGCAGGTTTAGTCGCTAGCCGACGCCTGCGGTCGTTCGCGTCCGGTTGAGCATGCGTTCTCCGTTTCGATCCGCGGGCCGTCGCGCGACGGCCCGTATCGATCTTGCGTTTCCCTCCTTTCCGGTGCCCGCGATGAAGAAGTTCGGTCTGTACGCGTTCGCGCTGGTCGCGCTCACGGCCTGTTCGGCCGGCGAAGAGGCGCCGCTGGAGACGCTGACCGTGGCCGCCACCGCGGTGCCGCACGCCGAGATCCTGGACGTGGTCAAGCCGCTGCTGGCCAAGAACGGCGTCAAGCTGGAAGTGCAGGTGTACAAGGATTACGCGCAGCCCAACGACCGCGTCGCCAGCAAGTTGGTCGACGTGAATTATTTTCAGACCGCGCCGTTCCTGGAAGCGTACAACCGCGAGCACGGCACCCGGCTCACGCCCGTGATCGGCGTGCATATCGAACCGCTGGGCGCCTATTCGCAGCGCTACGAATCGCTGAAGGCGCTGCCGGTGGGCGCGGTGGTCGCGATCCCCAACGAGCCCAGCAACAACAGCCGCGCGCTGATCCTGCTGCACCACGCCGGCGTGATCGAGCTGCGCGATTCCGACAATCCGCTGGCCCTGCCGGGCGACGTGATCGCCAACCCGCGCAAGCTGGTGCTGCGCGAATACGACTCCGAGCGCCTGCCCGAGCTGCTGGAGCGGGTCGATCTGGCGGTGATCAACACCAACTACGCGCTGGAGGCCGGGCTGGACCCGATCCGCGACGCGCTGACGCTGGAGCGCCGCGAGTCGCCCTACGTCAATTTCCTGGTCGCGCGCCCCGACAACGTGCGCGATCCCAAGGTGCTCAAGCTCGCCGCCGCGCTGACCCGGCCCGAGGTCAAGGTGTTCATCCAGACGCGTTATCGCGGCGCGGTGCTGCCGGCGTTCTGAATCTCAACCGCCGAGGATCTGCAGGATTTCCAAGGCCATGCGCCGGCGGCTGCCGGACAGGCGGCGGAAATGCGACAGCGCCTCGCTCTCGTGCTCGTCGCGCGCATAGTCGTCGACGATCACCGCCGGCGCCTGCTCGGCGCCCTCGCAGCGGCTGGGCCCGCGGCCGGTGGCCAGCCATTCGAAGCTCAGGCCGGTCTCCTGCGCGATCTGGATCAGGTGTTCCACGCTGGGCGTGGTGCCCGCCGGGTGTTCCCACTGCGTGACCGCGCTGCGCTTGACGCCGATGCGGCGTGCCAGCTCGGCTTGGGACAGGGTGGTCAGGGCCCTGGCTTTGCGAATTCTCAACGACAAGCCACTCACGCATCGCTCCTTGGTCGACATCCTGGTCGCGGTTTCCGGTCCTTGGCCCGTCGCGGCTTACCGGCAAGGGATTCTTGCCTAATGTTGTGCGGTATCGCTTTCCACGCGACGGGTAGGCCATCACGGCTTACGGCTACAGCAAACGGCTAGTGCGGCTGTCCGAGGACAGGCCGGGCGCGCCCTTTTCAGTTCGGGGGCGGATATGCGAAACAGGTCACGCGCCGCGGCCCTGGGGTCCGCGGCGTTGCCGTCGATACCGCCGCCACGGTGTCGGGTACGGGGGACGGTCCGGATCTATCCTCGCCGCGCGCGCCGCGCCGGCCCAGCACGGAGCATCGGGATGTTCAGGATCAGCCTGTTCGGGTCGCTGTCGATCGCCAGCGAAGACGCACCGTCGGAGACCGTCGCCATTGCCGGCCGCTGCGCCAGCCTGTTGGCCTATCTGGCGTTGGGGCGGGGCCGCTACTTCAGCCGCTCCGAACTGCTCGCCAGCCTGTGGCCGGAGCGCGCGTCCTCGTCCACCGCCGGTTCGTTCAACACCGCGTTGTGGCGCCTGCGGCGGCTGGTGGAAAAACCGCCGCTCAAGCACGGCGACCTGATCGTGTGCGACCGCCGCGGCGCGATCGGCCTCAACGGGCCGGCGGCGGTGTGGCTGGACGTGGACGAGTTCCAGCGCCTAGTCACGCCCGGCCTGAGCCGTGCGCCGGAGAAGCTCAGCGACGCCGACATCGATGGCCTGCGCCGCGGCGTCGCGATGTACACCTCCGACATCCTGCTCGACGTCACCGACGATTGGGCGCTGCGCGAGCGCGAAAAGCACCGGCGCAGCTACTTGAACGCGCTGGGGCGGCTGGTGCAGTTGGCGACGATCCGGCGCGACTACGCCGAAGGCATTCGCCACGCGCAGGCGATCCTGGACAACGACGCCCTGCGCGAGGACGTGCACCGCGACCTGATGCAACTGCTCGTGCTCAGCGGCCAGCGCGCGCAGGCGTTGCGCCAGTTCGAACACTGCCGCGAGCTGCTGCGGCGCGAGCTGGCGATCCAGCCGATGCGCGAGACGATGACGCTGTACCAGAGCATCGCCCAGAGCGCGATCGGCAGCGAACCGGCGCCGGCGGCGACGGCTTACGCGCCGCCGATGCCGCCGCCGATGCCGATGCCCGGCTATGCGCCGATGACGGCGGACGAGGGCATGCGCGCCTATGGCCTGATCGACGCGGCGCGTCGGCATCTGGCGACGGCGGATTCGCAGCTGCAGTTGAGTCTGCAGTTTCTGGAGCGGTAAGCGGCGTGGCGATGGGCTCCGCTGTGCAGTTGTTGCTGTCGCGGCATTCGTAAGTCCCCATCGCGACTCACGCCGCTCCCACAGAACGCCGCGACGCGATTGGGAGGCGACGCACTGCCGAGCAGGCCGCGCCGCCATCCCTGTGGGAGCGGCGTAAGCCGCGATCGCCTGCCCGCGCCACCTTCCAACCCCGCAATCCCACCGTGCCCCGCGCGGCCTCCGCCATGCCCGATCACCCCGCATCACCGCCGCATCACACCCACCCCGCGGCGCGTGATCCCGTCGTGATCCGGCGGTGATGGCGCGGTGACCGCAGCGGTGCAGCCTCGGCCCGTAGCGTATCCATAGGGGCACCGTGGCCATGGCACTGCTCGAGGACCGTACCGCCGTCTTCATCGTTCGCGTCTGGTGCGAGCGCGGGGACGCCGACGCCGCCGTCGCCGAATGGCGCGGCTCGGTCGAGCACGTGCAGTCGGGCCAGCGCAGCTTCTTCCGCCATCTGGAATCGGTGGTCGATTTCATGAAGCCGCACCTGGAAGGCATCGGCATCGATGCCCAGCAGCGGTTCTGGGAACGAATTTCTTCGGTCATCAACGACGTCGGCGGCACGCCGATCGAACTGGCGCTGGATGCCCGCGCGCCGGCGATCGACGCGCGCGCCGATGCGGCTTCTTCCATCACTGCAAGCAAGCGCCGATAGGAGTCAGTCATGGCACTCATCCGAGCCAACCGCGAATCGATCGACGATCGTTTCAGCGTGCTGGGCTTCACGGTCCGCAGCGAGAACCCGCTGTTCGAGATCGGCCTGGCCACCGACCCGGAGCTGCTCAAGTCCGAAAACCGCGCCCGCCGCACGGCCAGCAACTTCTACTCCACCCGCGTCCTCGGCGGCGCCCGCCGCGGCGAGGCGGTGTACCTGGTGCCGCCCAGCGTGGTCGCGCGCTTCGTCGGCCAGCCGCGTCTGTACTTCGGTTTGGCGACCTACAACGAAGGCGACCGCAGCCGTCCGGTGTCGGTGAAGATCCCCGATGCCGGCAACATGTACGTCAATCTCAGCGGCCTGACCGAACGCGGCCTGCGCCGCACCGCGCGCCTGGACACGGTGTCGGGCTACGGCAGCGCCGCGGCCAACGGCGGCCTGGCCTGGGGCGGCGACGCCCTGGTCACCAATGGCGTCGCGCGCGTCAACGGCAACGGCCGCGGCAACGGCGCCGCGCCCGCGCCCGCGGAACCGGCGCCGTACAGCGACGGCTACTCCGACGATCTGTGGCAACAGGGCGCCAGCCCCGCGCCGGCCAGCAACGGCCACGACACCGCAGCGCCCACCGCGCCTGTCGCGGCGCCCGCACCCGCGCCCGTGGCGCCGGATGCGGCGCCCGCGACGGCGCAGTCCTACGGCCGTTACAGCCAGCGCTACGACGCGCCGCAGCCGCGCACGCCGGCGCCAAATCCGCGCTCGCTGCTGGTATCGCCCTACTACCAGCCGACCAACTGGTTCGACGCCCTCACCAGCCAGATCGGCTTCTTCGTCAGCAGCGCGATCTGGTTCCTTGGCGTCACCGACACCACGGTGCCGCCGCATTCGGCGATCTGCCAGGTGCGCCGTCCCGACGGCAGCGAAGAGGGCGCTCTGCACGGCAGCGCGTTCTTCATCGGCCCCTGCCTGCTGCTGACCGCGGCGCACGTGGTCGACGGCCAGAGCGAACTGATCATCGTGCCGGGCAAGAACGGCGCCGGCGTGAGCACCGCCACCGAGCCCTTCGGCCGCTTCAGCGTACGCGCCGCCGATTGCCGCAAGCACCCGTCCTACAGCGCCGGCAACAGCGACTTCGACATGGCGGTGATCCGCGTGCCGGCCGCCAACGCGGTGCCGTCCGATCGCTATTTCGATCTGGTCGAGGAACTCACCCAGTCGCGCCCCGAAGGCGTGGTGGTGTGCGGCTACTCGGCGCGTTGGTACGCCAACGACGCGATCGAACAGTGGGTCAACGACAACATCGACCCGAACAAGCAGCACCTGCACGGCGGCTACATCCGCAGCCTGCCCACCGACGAGACCTTCGACTACGACCTGCAGACCCTGGGCGGCGCCAGCGGCTCGCCGGTGTATTGGATCGAGGGCGGCAGTTTCCCGCGCGCGCACATGGTCGGCGTGCACGTGGCCGCGCATTCGGCCACCACCAACCTGGGCTGCCGCATCACGCCCGCCAAGCGCCAGTGGATCGCCCAGGAGGCGGCCGGCTTCGGCGTGTCGTTCTCGCTCGCGCAGCGCGCCACCTCGCGCGCGCAGTCCTTGGGCGGCGGCGGCAAGGTCTATGCGCGCGCGCAGGAGATCATCACCCCGTTCTACGACCCCGCCGATCCGTCCACCGCGCTGAGCTGCCAGGCCGATGCCTTCAGTCTGGCGCGCGAGGAATGGTTCGCCGGCGTGCCCAACACCTCGCTGTATCCGCATTCGGCGATCTGCCAGCTGCTGATGACCGCGCCCGACGGTTCGGGCTATCAGGGCACCGGCTTCTACATCGGCCGCAACCGCATCCTGACCTGCGCGCACAACCTGCACGGCATGAGCAGCGTGCAGATCATTCCCGGCCGCAACGGCGCCGGCGGGCGGCCCTACGGGCAGTGCACGGTGCAGTCCTCGTCGTGGCGGATCGCGCCGCGCTACAGCGGCGACGGCGACTGGAACAACGACCTGGCGGTGATCGACAACGTGCCGCTGGCCGCGCCCGGCGGGCAATACTTCGAGTTCCTGCAGGCCACGCCCTCCGACCGCCTGCCGGTGGTGGTCTGCGGCTACTCCGCCGCCTCGCGCGCGGTGCCGGAACTGGACGCGATCATCGACGGCGACAAGCAGCACCTGCACGGCGGCTATGTGCGCGAGCAGCCCAACCCGGAGACCATCGACTATCCCATCCTGTCGCTGATGGGCGCCAGCGGTTCGCCGGTCTACACCCTGGCCGACCGCGGCGGACTCAAGGCGCTGATCTGCGCGGTCCACGTCAGCGGCGAGCCCGCGGCGCAGGGCCTCAACCGCGGCTGCTTCATCACGCCCAGCAAGATCGACTGGATCGAGGGCCGCGCCACCACCTTCGCGCTGGGCATGCCCGGCGGCCCGCGCGGCCGCGCGCGCGCGCTGGCGCTGGAAGACGACGAGCAGGACAACAAGGGCATCTGCGAAGCCATCCCCGACGAGACCGTGGCGGCCGAGCAGTCCTACCGCCAGGCGCGCGCGCTGGATGCGCCGGCGCCGGAGTATCCGGGCGCCAGCCGTTTCGCGCCGGCCTACAGCGGCAACTACCGCACCATGCGCACGCAGCGCACGGTGGACCGCATCGTCGTCCACATCACCGACGGCGGCTCGCGCATCACCGGCACCATCGGCTGGTTCCAGAACCCCGACCAGCGCAACTCGCGCAACGAGCACATCACCGTCAGCGCCCACTACGTCATCGGCCGCGACGGCGAGGTCGTGCAGATGGTGCGCAACAACGACGTGGCCTGGCATGCCAGCAGCGCCAACACCCACGGCATCGGCATCGAGCACGTCGCCAACAAGCGCGGACTGGACCCGACCGAGGCGCAGTACCAGGCCTCCTCGGCGCTGGTGGCGTGGCTGTGCGCGCAGTACGGCCTGCCGATCGACCGCGAACACATCATCGGCCACCAGGAAGCGTCGCCGCGCGACAACCACGATTGCCCGAGCCGCCTGTGGAACTGGGACCACTACATGGATTGCGTGCGCGCCGCCGCGGCGGCCGCCGCGCCCGCGCCGGCCGCGACCGCCCAAGGCCTGCGCGGCCGCGGCCGTGCGACCGCGCTGGCGCTCCCGGGACGCCCCTACGCGACCGCGCAGGAAATCATCACGCCGTACTACGACCCGTCCAACCCGATGAGCGCGCTGACCTGCCAGGACGATGCCTTCAGTCTGGCGCGCGAGGAATGGTTCGTCGGCGTCGACGACACGCGTTCGTTCCCGCACTCGGCGATCTGCCAGCTGCTGATGACCGACAGCGCCGGCAACGGCTGGGGCGGCACCGGCTTCTACATCGGCCCCAACCGCATCCTGACCTGCGCCCACAACCTGCACAACAAGGTCAACGTGACCGTGGTGCCGGGCCAGAACGGACGCAGCGGCAAGCCGTTCGGCGAATGCACCCTGCCCAGCTCTTCCTGGCGTATCGCGCCGCGCTACACCGGCACGGGCAACTGGGAGAACGACCTAGCGGTGATCGAGAACGTGCCGATCGCCGCGCCCAACGGCCAGTACTTCGAATTCCTCAACGCCACTCCGTCCGAGCACATGCCGATCGTGGTCTGCGGCTACTCCGGCGCGTCCGACGCGGTGCCCGAACTCACCGCCGCGATCGACGGCGACAAGCAGCACCTGCATGGCGGTTACGCCGCCTCGCAGAGCAACGGCGAGGTCATCGAGTACCCGATCCTGACCCTGCACGGCGCCAGCGGCTCGCCGGTCTATCACCTCGATAGAAGCAGCGGTCAGCTCAAGGCGCAGGTCTGCGCGGTCCACGTGACCGGCCAGCCGGCGGCGCAGGGCTTGAACCGCGGCTGCTTCATCACCCCGACCAAGATCGACTGGATCGAAGGCCGCGCCACCAGCTTCGCGCTGGGCGCAGGCCGTCCGGTGCGCGCGCTGTCGGGCGAGGGCAGCGACTACCCGGTGGTGCTGGTGCCGCAACCGAACAAGGACGCGTGCTGGGCGGCCTCGATGGCGATGCTGCTGTCGTGGCGCCACAACGCCTCCTACACGCCCGAGACCCTGGCCAACCAGGTCGGCGGATCGCTGGCCAGTTCCTACGGCTGGGACCTGCTCAACGCGGTACGCGACCGCTACGGCTTCGCGGTGATTCCGCACCCGTCCAACGCCAGCGTCTACAACACGCCCACGCAATGGGCGCAGTGGCTGCGCGAGTGCGGCGCCTTGTGGGTGGTGATCGTCGGCGCGCCGCATGCGGTGGTCATCGCCGGCATTCGCGGCAACCTGGAAGATCCGGCCAGCGTGCAGGTCAAGGTGCTCAATCCCTGGGATACCCGCATCGCCTTCGACGCCGATCCTATCGATTTCCATCCGGCCAACAACGGCTACGAAGACTGGCTGCCGTTCGCCGACTTCGCCGCCGATTTCGGCAACATGGCCGAACCCGACTACGGCAACTGGCGCGTGCTGCACCTGCCGCCGGACGCGCCGCGTCCGACCGCGCAATCGCTGGGCCAGGGCGGCAGCCTGAGGCTGGCGCGTCCGCCGGCCGCGGTGCGCGCGTTCGATGTCGGCGGCGATACCGCCGCCATCGGCGAAACCCGCGAGCCGATCGAACCCAGCCGCGTCGCGGGCACGCGCATGAGCGTGCTGCGCGGCAGCGCCGGCGCCTGCCGCTGGAGCCTGGACCAGCTCGAAGGCCTGAAGTCGCCGTCGTTGCTGTCGCCCAGCGTGAGCTCGGCCGCCGCTGCGGACGTGCACATCGATCTGGGCGAATGGCCGGCGATCGAAGGCCAGTCCTCGCCGCTGCCGATCGCGATCGACTTCCGCGCCTCGCAGGGCTCGGTCGGCGACGTGCGCGTGATCGCGGGCACGCCGGCCAATCTGGCCTACGGCGTGGAAGCGACCGCGCGCATCGAGGACGCCGCCGACGTCGGCAGCGTCGCGGCACTGAAGCTGAGCATCGACTACCGCTTCAGCGGACTCGCACAGGGCAGCCCGGCGGCGCGCATCGAACTGCGCCTGCTCGGCGACGGCCGCTACGAGCGCGAGAACCGCTGGGTGACGACGGCCTGAGGATCGCATCGTGTCCGAGCACAACGGCACTCGCGGCAGGATCTTCCCTCCGAGGAACGGAGCGCAGCCGCCTGCACGCTCGCTGGCCGACGCGCCCGCCGCGGGCACGCCCGCCGCGACGCCGGCGGCCGCGCCCAAGCCGCAGGCCACCGAGACCATCGCCCGCCGCGCCGGCGCGATGGTCAACGAGATCGATTTCCCGGGCTTCGTCGCGCAACTCGTGCACGGCACCTTCGACGCCATCGTCGATGCCTCGATCCGGCAGATGGAGAGCTACTCCGGCCTGGTCGCCGCGGTGGCCAAGAGCCTGGACCAGTTCACCGAGGAAAACGTCAGCCCCAACCAGGCCCGCGACTGGCTGGCCTCGCGCTATCCCGGCGACGTGCAGTTGCTGCTGCCCGACGGCGGCGAGCGCACCGAGGTGCAGCTGGCGCCGCGCGCCGAAGGCCTGATGCCGACCTGGCTGGGCGAGTACGGCGTCGATGGCGAGGAACTGAGCACCGAGATCCTTGAGGAGCGCGTACTGCCGCAGGTCCGGCTCAAGGTCGGCGGCGAGCGCCAGCAACTGCTCGCGACCATGGTCATGCTGGGCATGAACCGGGTCGTGGTGCGCGATGGCAGCATCACCAGCAAGGTGATGTTCCGCGCCGCCGCGCAGGATGCGGCCAAGGTCGGCTACGCGGTCGGCGCCGATCCGCAGGCGGTCAACAACTGGGGCGAGCGCGGCGCGCTGAGCTACAGCGGCCAGAGTTCGACCATGGTGTCGACGGTCGCGGTCAACGCCCAGAACGAATCGAACATCCGCGCCGACTTGTTCGGCGAGGTCAAGCTCAACTTCGTCAGCGAGACCCTGCCGCTGGAGCGCCTGGCCGACGCGGCCAAGATCGCCCTGGTGCAGCGCCACTCGCCGGCGATGCGCGCGGCCGCGCCCGCGGCGCCCGCCGCCGCACCGACGCCGCCGCCGGCTGAGGGAGGCGCGTGATGCTGCGCGAACTCTCGCTGCTGCTGGAGGAACTGCATGACGGCCTGATCGCCGCCGAGGCGCGCGGATTGCCGGTGCAGGTGCAACTGGCCAACGTCGAGATGACGCTGCCGCTGGAGCTGCGTCCGATCCTGCGCGACGGCGGCTGCGTGCTGCTGGCCGACCTGCCGCGCAGCCGCGAGATCAATGCCTGGAACACGATGCCCTCGCGCCTCACGCTGAGCTGGAGCTGCGACGGAGGTGCGCCATGAGCGCGCAAATGCCGGCCCTGCTGCGCGACAGCGGCGTGCCCTTCGACCTGTTCATTCAGGCCCTGACCGAGCAGTTGGACAAGGCCCAGGCGGCGATGGCGATCAAGGCCCGCGTCGGCAAGCTGCCGCTGACCTTCGCGGTGAAGGAAGTGTCGATGGATCTGCGCGCGTTCGTGCAGATGATCGACGACGACGTGTACCTGCGCCCCGCCGGCCCCGGCGAGGCCGAGGCCAGCACCATCAAGCTGGCGCTGACCACGATCACCAAGCCGATGATCGAGGAGAACGCGGTCGACTTCAAAGCCGAGGATCCCAAGTTCAGCCTCAAGGAAGCGCTGGGCGATTCGATCACCGAGGACGACCAGCGCCGCCTGGAACGCATCGGCGTGCGCACCATCACCCAGCTCAACGAACTCAAGCAGAGCGCGGGCACCGACGTGATCGCGCGCCTGTCGCGGATGCCGGTCAATCGCCTGCAGCAGGCGCTGATGAGCGCCTCGGCGCCGCGCGTGACGCGGGTGGAACGCGGCGACGACCGCGATGCGCGCGCCGCGCAACGCGTGCACCTGAGCGCGCCGGCCTTGCGCGCCGGCCGTCTGCCGCTGGTGCGCGCGGCCGGCGAAGCGGTGCCGGTGGTCGAGAGCGACGACGGCCGCCTGGTGCTGGCGCCGCTGGCCAGCCAGCTGGGCTGCGACGCGGAACTGGATTTCGGCGGCGGCGAAATCGCCTCGGTGCGGCTCAGCGAGGGGCATGTCGGCCGCTGGAACGACGGCGCGAACGGAGGCCGTCCATGAACGCCGCCACGTCCCCGCGCGTGCCCGGCCGCCTGCTGGTGACCCTGCGCCTGGGCGAGGTGCCCGAGCATCTGCCCGGCCTGCGCGCCTGCACCCAATACGGCACCCCGATCGCCGAGCATATCGACGGCGGCGTGATCGATCGCTTGCTGCGTCATCACGGCGATGCCTTCCGTGCCGCGCGCCTGCACAGCGCGCGCACGCCGCGCAGCGCGCGGGCCGTGACCGGCGCGCGCCGTTTCGACGACGTCGAGCAGCTCAGCGGCGTGGCGCGGGTGCTGCGCATCGAACTGCGCGATCCCCGCGGCGCCTACGCACTGTTGCAGGCGCTGGCGGAACTGCCCACGGTCGAACGCGTCGGTGCCGATCACCTGTGCCGCGCGCCGTTCGCCGTACCCGCAGACGCCACTGCGCACGACGACGGCAAGCGCGCCTGGGCGCGCGAACTGATCCGCCTGCCGCAGGCCCTGGCCTACGAGCCCGGCGACCCGGCGACCGTGATCGGCCTGGCCGACACGGGCGTGGCGATCCAGCACGCGGAACTGGCCACGCGCCTGCGCGCCGGCTTCGACAGCGTCGATCTGGATCCGTCCACCGTCGGCGGCCTGACCCTGGTCGGCGATTACCGCCGCCGCGGCGAGCGTCCGCAGGACGAGGTCGGCCACGGCACCGGTTGCGCCGGCATCCTGGTCGCGCGCGGCGAAGGCATACCGCCCGGCGGCGCCGGCGCTTGCGGCCTCACGCCGGTGCGCGTGCTGGGTGCGGCGGTGGGCGCGGACGAACGCCGCTTCGGCGTCGGCGCGCTGGACAACATCGACGCCGGCATGAAACGCCTGATCGATCTGGGCGTGAAGGTCATCAACATGAGCTTCGGCACGCCCGAGTCGGCGCTGGGCGCGGACGCGCCCAAGCCGCACGAAGAAATCGTGCGCTACGCCCTGGCGCGCGGCGTGATCCTGGTCGCCGCCAGCGGCAACTCGGGTCTGACCGAGAATTACTACCCGGCCGCTCACGAAGGCGTGATCGCGGTCGGCGCGATCGACAGCCAGCGCCGTCCGGCCAGCTTCAGCACCCGCGGCGAGCACGTGTCGATCTGCGCGCCGGGCCGCGACATCCTCACTTGCGGCCTGGAGGGTTATCAGACCGCCAGCGGCACCAGTTTCGCCTCGCCGTTCGTGGCCGCGGTCTGCGGCCTGCTGGCCTCGCGCTCGCAGCGCCGCGCCTGGCCGCTGGACAGCGCCGAGACCCGCGAGGTGTTGATCGAGAGCGCGCGTCCGTTCGCCAGCGCCGGCGTCGAGGGCTGCGGTCACGGCATGGTCGATGCCTTGGCCGCGCTGCAGGCGCTGGACGCGCGCATCGACCGCGCGATCCGCGAGGAAGGCGACGAACCCACCGATGTTCCACCCGCGCTAGCCGCGGCCTGAGTCATTCACCGCACACGCACACGCAACGCTGCCGAGGAGAGCCCCATGGCGAGCAAACGACATCACAGCAAGTCCCGCAGACCGGCGGGCGCCGCGGCACACCAGCGTAACGCCGTG includes:
- a CDS encoding GNAT family N-acetyltransferase, coding for MSHELRLRPCAGGDEAALALVGQASFLETFAGILGGRDIVQHCERAHAPSVYRAWLDDPACALWLAEAEPGDAPVGYAVVAPAQLPLADLAADDLELKRIYLLSRFHGGGWGKRLLAAAVAHARAAGARRLLLGVYAGNAAAIGFYERAGFRAVGTRSFNVGGRDYDDRILSLALD
- a CDS encoding DsbA family oxidoreductase; translation: MSQPLKIDFVSDVSCPWCAVGLKSLEQAIARVGGDLHVELHFQPFELNPQMGPQGQDIDEHLIEKYGSTPAQLAQNREALRQRGAALGFEFNLRNRIYNTFDAHRLLHWAALEGGEHERALKHALLRAYFTEGRDVSAHETLAEVAASVGLDASRARQILASGEYADEVRAQERHYQSQGISAVPSVIINDRHLIQGGQPVELFERALRQIAGLEPTQGVVG
- a CDS encoding MetQ/NlpA family ABC transporter substrate-binding protein encodes the protein MKKFGLYAFALVALTACSAGEEAPLETLTVAATAVPHAEILDVVKPLLAKNGVKLEVQVYKDYAQPNDRVASKLVDVNYFQTAPFLEAYNREHGTRLTPVIGVHIEPLGAYSQRYESLKALPVGAVVAIPNEPSNNSRALILLHHAGVIELRDSDNPLALPGDVIANPRKLVLREYDSERLPELLERVDLAVINTNYALEAGLDPIRDALTLERRESPYVNFLVARPDNVRDPKVLKLAAALTRPEVKVFIQTRYRGAVLPAF
- a CDS encoding helix-turn-helix transcriptional regulator, with the protein product MSGLSLRIRKARALTTLSQAELARRIGVKRSAVTQWEHPAGTTPSVEHLIQIAQETGLSFEWLATGRGPSRCEGAEQAPAVIVDDYARDEHESEALSHFRRLSGSRRRMALEILQILGG
- a CDS encoding BTAD domain-containing putative transcriptional regulator → MFRISLFGSLSIASEDAPSETVAIAGRCASLLAYLALGRGRYFSRSELLASLWPERASSSTAGSFNTALWRLRRLVEKPPLKHGDLIVCDRRGAIGLNGPAAVWLDVDEFQRLVTPGLSRAPEKLSDADIDGLRRGVAMYTSDILLDVTDDWALREREKHRRSYLNALGRLVQLATIRRDYAEGIRHAQAILDNDALREDVHRDLMQLLVLSGQRAQALRQFEHCRELLRRELAIQPMRETMTLYQSIAQSAIGSEPAPAATAYAPPMPPPMPMPGYAPMTADEGMRAYGLIDAARRHLATADSQLQLSLQFLER